Proteins encoded together in one Bacteroides zoogleoformans window:
- the hydE gene encoding [FeFe] hydrogenase H-cluster radical SAM maturase HydE has product MRSLVDKLHRSRTLTAEEYKQLLLCRDAGTTDYLHQQASEVALTHFGNKIFIRGLIEITNHCRNNCYYCGIRKSNAGIARYELTREEILECCDEGYQSGFRTFVLQGGEMPDVKDEWTESVVASIHQRFPDCAVTLSLGEKSQEVYERFYRAGADRYLLRHETCNARHYGKLHPADMSLAHRLQCLDWLKEIGYQVGTGVMVGSPYQTVEHLVEDVLFIECFRPEMIGLGPFIPHHDTPFAAFPSGDIGLCLKLISIFRLLLPTSLIPATTALATVTPDGRERGILAGANVVMPNLSPSGRRADYSLYDNKVSVGTESAEGLRELKEQLKKIGYEVSEERGDYESGT; this is encoded by the coding sequence ATGAGGAGTTTGGTTGACAAACTGCACCGCAGCCGGACACTGACTGCCGAAGAATATAAGCAGTTATTGCTTTGCCGGGATGCCGGAACAACGGACTACTTGCATCAACAAGCCAGTGAGGTGGCTTTGACGCATTTTGGCAATAAGATTTTCATTCGTGGACTGATAGAAATAACAAACCATTGCCGCAATAACTGCTATTATTGCGGAATACGAAAATCAAACGCCGGCATAGCCCGCTATGAACTGACGCGAGAGGAAATACTTGAGTGTTGTGACGAAGGATACCAGTCGGGCTTTCGTACTTTTGTATTGCAAGGCGGTGAGATGCCTGATGTGAAAGATGAATGGACAGAGAGCGTGGTGGCCTCTATCCACCAGCGTTTCCCCGACTGTGCCGTCACTCTCTCGTTGGGCGAGAAATCACAAGAAGTGTATGAGCGCTTTTATCGGGCGGGAGCTGACCGTTACCTGCTTCGGCACGAAACCTGCAATGCCAGGCATTACGGCAAGTTGCATCCCGCCGATATGTCGCTTGCTCATCGGTTGCAGTGCCTGGATTGGCTGAAAGAGATTGGCTATCAGGTTGGAACGGGCGTTATGGTAGGAAGTCCGTATCAGACGGTGGAGCATTTGGTGGAAGATGTTCTCTTCATTGAGTGTTTTCGTCCGGAGATGATAGGCCTTGGCCCTTTTATTCCTCATCATGACACACCTTTTGCCGCTTTCCCGTCAGGCGACATCGGCTTATGCCTCAAACTGATTTCCATCTTCCGACTGCTGTTGCCCACCTCATTGATACCTGCCACCACTGCATTGGCAACGGTCACTCCCGATGGGAGAGAACGAGGGATACTGGCAGGAGCTAACGTGGTGATGCCTAACCTCTCTCCATCCGGGCGACGAGCCGACTATTCGCTCTACGATAACAAGGTATCCGTGGGGACGGAGTCTGCCGAAGGCTTGCGGGAGCTGAAGGAACAGCTGAAAAAGATTGGATATGAGGTATCGGAGGAGAGAGGAGATTATGAAAGTGGAACATAG
- a CDS encoding monomeric [FeFe] hydrogenase encodes MAFTNNTMIVRHRLLKELVSLWKNNELVEKIDRLPIELTPKKSKHAGRCCIHKERAVWKYKSLPLLGLDMEDETDELTPLSEYAARALHRAENGSPKERIMCVIDEACSACVQINYEITNLCRGCIARSCMTNCPKNAVHLKENSQARIDHDVCISCGICHKSCPYHAIVYIPVPCEEACPVKAISKDEEGIEHIDENKCIYCGKCLNACPFGAIFEISQVFDVLHRIRRGEELVAIVAPSVLGQFDVPVEQVYGALKEVGFADIVEVAQGAMDTVSNEACELVEKLEEGQAFMTTSCCPSYIELVNKHIPAMKPYVSDTGSPMYYASRIAKKKHPDAKVVFIGPCLAKRKEAQRDEAVDFVMTFEEIASVLAGLDIRPEEAKPYPMAFTSVREAHGFAQAGGVMGAVVSYLKEDAADIKVIQLANLDKKNIAMLRTYAKSGKAAAQFVEVMACEGGCITGPSAHNEVVAGKRKLVQELAKQAKTY; translated from the coding sequence ATGGCATTTACCAACAACACTATGATTGTGCGCCACAGATTGCTGAAAGAGCTGGTGAGCCTGTGGAAAAATAACGAACTCGTAGAGAAAATAGACCGTTTGCCTATTGAGTTGACTCCGAAAAAGTCGAAACATGCAGGACGCTGTTGCATACACAAAGAACGGGCAGTATGGAAATATAAATCGTTGCCGCTGTTGGGGCTGGACATGGAGGACGAGACGGATGAGCTTACTCCGTTGTCGGAATATGCTGCCCGTGCGCTGCATAGGGCAGAAAACGGCAGTCCGAAGGAGCGCATCATGTGCGTGATAGATGAAGCCTGTTCGGCTTGTGTGCAGATAAACTACGAAATAACAAATCTTTGCCGCGGATGTATAGCCCGAAGCTGTATGACGAATTGCCCTAAGAATGCGGTCCATCTGAAAGAGAACAGTCAGGCACGTATCGACCACGATGTATGTATCAGTTGTGGCATTTGTCATAAAAGCTGTCCTTATCATGCCATTGTCTATATTCCCGTACCTTGCGAAGAGGCTTGTCCGGTAAAGGCCATCAGTAAGGATGAAGAAGGGATAGAGCACATTGACGAGAACAAGTGCATCTATTGCGGAAAATGTCTCAACGCTTGCCCGTTCGGTGCTATCTTCGAGATATCGCAAGTGTTCGATGTGTTGCATCGCATCCGTAGAGGCGAAGAGTTGGTAGCCATTGTGGCACCTTCTGTTTTAGGACAGTTCGATGTCCCCGTTGAACAAGTGTATGGCGCGTTGAAAGAGGTAGGTTTCGCCGATATCGTCGAAGTGGCTCAAGGGGCCATGGACACTGTGAGCAATGAAGCCTGCGAACTGGTAGAGAAGCTGGAAGAAGGCCAGGCATTTATGACCACCTCTTGCTGTCCGTCGTACATTGAGTTGGTGAACAAGCATATTCCGGCAATGAAGCCTTATGTATCGGATACTGGGTCACCGATGTACTATGCCTCACGTATCGCGAAAAAGAAACATCCTGATGCAAAAGTGGTATTCATTGGTCCGTGTCTAGCTAAACGTAAAGAAGCCCAACGGGACGAAGCGGTGGATTTTGTCATGACCTTTGAGGAAATAGCTTCAGTCTTAGCCGGTCTGGACATCCGTCCCGAAGAAGCCAAGCCCTATCCAATGGCATTTACCTCGGTGCGCGAAGCACATGGCTTTGCACAAGCCGGAGGTGTGATGGGTGCCGTAGTATCCTATCTGAAGGAAGATGCTGCCGATATCAAAGTCATTCAGTTGGCTAATCTGGATAAGAAGAATATCGCTATGCTGCGGACTTATGCCAAATCGGGCAAGGCTGCCGCACAGTTTGTCGAGGTGATGGCATGCGAAGGAGGGTGTATTACCGGACCGTCTGCACACAACGAGGTGGTGGCCGGTAAACGCAAATTAGTGCAGGAACTGGCCAAACAGGCAAAGACTTATTGA
- the mnmE gene encoding tRNA uridine-5-carboxymethylaminomethyl(34) synthesis GTPase MnmE, with the protein MNQDTICAIATAQGGAIGCIRVSGPKAIEITSFIFTPAATKKILEESKPYTLTFGRIHEEETIIDEVLVGLFRAPHSYTGEDSTEITCHGSGYILQKILQLLIKNGCRMAQPGEYTQRAFLNGKMDLSQAEAVADLIASSSASTHRLAMNQMRGGFSKELTALRNQLLHFTSLIELELDFSDHEELEFADRSELCQLADGIKNVISRLVHSFSVGNAIKNGIPVAIIGETNAGKSTLLNTLLNEEKAIVSDIHGTTRDVIEDIVNIGGITFRFIDTAGIRETNDPIESIGIERTFQKLEQAEIVLWMIDVTDTTLQTSQISRQILSRCEEKQLILVFNKTDLAENPSCISSTLSFPEKIQSVAISAKRQINIDALKQMLVAIANLPTVTQSDVIVTNFRHYEALTHALEAIQRVQQGLTDNLSGDFISQDIRECIFHLNDIAGEITNDMVLKNIFEKFCIGK; encoded by the coding sequence ATGAATCAAGATACTATTTGTGCCATAGCCACCGCCCAAGGAGGCGCCATAGGTTGCATCCGCGTCTCCGGACCGAAAGCAATAGAAATCACTTCGTTCATCTTCACCCCTGCCGCCACCAAGAAGATATTGGAAGAAAGCAAACCATACACACTCACCTTCGGTCGCATTCACGAAGAAGAAACAATCATCGATGAGGTACTGGTCGGTTTGTTTCGTGCCCCACATTCATACACCGGAGAAGATTCCACCGAAATCACCTGCCACGGTTCCGGCTATATCTTGCAAAAGATACTGCAACTACTCATCAAAAACGGTTGCCGCATGGCACAACCCGGAGAATATACCCAACGCGCATTCCTCAATGGGAAAATGGATTTAAGTCAGGCAGAGGCTGTAGCCGACCTGATAGCTTCCTCTTCTGCCTCAACCCATCGTCTTGCCATGAATCAGATGCGAGGAGGTTTCAGTAAAGAGCTTACAGCTTTGCGTAATCAGCTACTGCATTTCACCTCCCTCATCGAACTGGAGCTGGACTTCAGCGACCACGAAGAGCTGGAGTTTGCCGATCGATCCGAACTCTGCCAACTGGCCGACGGTATCAAAAATGTTATTTCGCGTCTGGTACACTCATTCAGTGTAGGGAATGCCATAAAAAACGGCATTCCCGTAGCCATAATCGGTGAAACAAATGCCGGCAAGTCCACACTACTAAACACTCTGTTAAATGAAGAAAAAGCAATTGTCAGCGATATCCATGGAACGACCCGCGATGTAATAGAAGATATAGTCAACATTGGTGGCATCACTTTCCGTTTCATTGATACAGCCGGCATCCGAGAGACCAATGATCCCATTGAAAGTATCGGCATTGAACGTACCTTTCAAAAATTAGAGCAAGCAGAAATCGTTCTCTGGATGATTGATGTAACTGACACAACACTTCAGACATCACAGATATCCCGACAGATACTCTCCCGCTGCGAAGAGAAACAGCTTATTCTTGTATTTAACAAGACCGACTTGGCAGAGAACCCTTCCTGCATATCTTCTACCCTCTCCTTTCCGGAGAAGATACAGTCCGTCGCAATTTCCGCCAAAAGGCAAATCAACATTGATGCCCTGAAGCAGATGTTGGTTGCTATCGCCAATCTGCCAACCGTAACTCAGAGCGATGTCATTGTCACGAACTTCCGTCATTATGAAGCCCTTACTCATGCCCTTGAAGCCATCCAACGAGTTCAGCAAGGTCTGACCGATAATCTTTCCGGAGATTTTATCTCACAAGATATCCGAGAGTGTATCTTCCATTTGAACGACATTGCAGGAGAAATCACAAATGACATGGTACTTAAGAATATATTTGAGAAATTTTGCATCGGCAAATGA
- a CDS encoding IS982 family transposase encodes MIKTTDYKVTALFCVIDDFCKQFKSENAGKLLLGEAGVKRRRRKASMSDSEIMTILLYFHFGSFRNFKHYYLFFIKGMLKSFFPDAVSYNRFVELESRVFFPLMFFLNLQVFGRCTGITFVDSTMIPVCHNLRRYANKVFKGIATDDGKGTMGWCHGFKLHLACNDRGEIIAFVLTGANVSDKDPNVFEVLAKRLYGKLFADKDYISKKLFDFLFEDGIQLVTGLRVNMKNKLMPFYDRMMLRKRHIIETINDMLKNTAQLVHSRHRALANFIMNIISALGAYCFFGNKPKALGGYTIENTKQLSLF; translated from the coding sequence ATGATTAAGACTACCGATTACAAAGTTACTGCTTTATTTTGTGTTATTGATGATTTCTGCAAACAATTTAAGTCAGAAAATGCGGGAAAACTGCTTTTGGGTGAGGCCGGAGTGAAGCGCAGAAGACGCAAGGCATCCATGTCTGACAGCGAAATCATGACCATTCTGCTCTATTTCCATTTCGGTTCGTTCCGCAACTTCAAACACTATTATCTGTTCTTCATCAAGGGTATGTTGAAGTCGTTTTTCCCTGACGCGGTGTCTTACAACCGTTTCGTGGAACTCGAGAGCCGTGTGTTCTTCCCCCTGATGTTCTTCCTGAACCTCCAAGTATTCGGCAGATGCACGGGCATTACATTTGTGGACTCCACCATGATACCCGTGTGCCACAATCTTAGGCGGTATGCCAACAAGGTGTTCAAGGGCATTGCAACGGATGATGGCAAGGGAACCATGGGCTGGTGCCATGGATTCAAACTCCATCTGGCTTGCAATGACAGAGGCGAGATTATTGCGTTTGTCCTCACTGGCGCAAATGTCAGCGACAAGGATCCAAATGTGTTTGAGGTGTTGGCTAAACGACTGTACGGCAAGCTCTTTGCCGACAAAGACTACATCTCGAAAAAGCTCTTTGACTTCCTTTTCGAGGATGGCATACAACTGGTCACTGGGCTAAGGGTGAACATGAAGAACAAACTGATGCCTTTTTATGACAGGATGATGCTGCGCAAAAGACACATCATTGAAACCATCAACGACATGCTGAAAAACACTGCGCAATTAGTGCATTCACGCCACAGGGCCCTTGCGAATTTCATCATGAATATCATTTCCGCATTGGGAGCATACTGCTTCTTTGGGAACAAACCCAAAGCCCTTGGTGGATACACCATCGAGAACACCAAACAGTTGAGCCTTTTTTAA
- a CDS encoding IS5 family transposase, giving the protein MEQYSTNLTDKQWQFIKKIVNTHKRRRKYSIRGIFDAILYLLKTGCQWHMLPSNFAPWQSVYYYFNKWKNEGVIEDLLGIIHANVRKQLGKNESPSLGIIDSRSVKTSHHVDSDRGIDGNKKIKGRRLHVIVDTLGLPMSIAVHEANIHDSKGALQVIDKLAFKFPCLVKILADGGYRGGLADWIIDKFGWELEVVLRPDECPSKFHVLPKRWIVERSFAWLENFRRLTIDYEYYAETAVVMVQLAFCKIMLNKYYE; this is encoded by the coding sequence ATGGAACAATATTCAACCAACCTCACTGATAAACAGTGGCAATTTATAAAAAAAATAGTAAATACACACAAGAGAAGAAGGAAATATTCTATTCGTGGTATTTTTGATGCTATTCTCTACTTGCTCAAAACAGGCTGTCAATGGCATATGCTCCCTAGTAATTTTGCACCTTGGCAGAGTGTATACTACTATTTCAATAAATGGAAAAATGAAGGTGTAATTGAAGATTTACTAGGCATCATTCATGCGAATGTGCGCAAACAACTAGGAAAGAATGAAAGTCCAAGTTTAGGAATTATAGACTCCAGAAGTGTAAAGACTTCTCATCATGTTGATTCTGATAGAGGCATTGATGGCAACAAAAAGATTAAAGGGAGAAGACTGCATGTAATCGTTGATACTCTTGGACTTCCAATGTCAATTGCAGTTCATGAAGCTAATATTCATGATAGCAAGGGTGCCCTGCAAGTTATTGATAAACTTGCATTCAAATTTCCATGTTTGGTTAAAATCCTCGCTGATGGAGGATATAGGGGAGGCCTTGCTGATTGGATAATAGATAAATTTGGATGGGAATTAGAGGTTGTTTTACGACCTGATGAATGCCCATCGAAATTTCATGTTTTACCCAAACGCTGGATTGTGGAAAGAAGTTTTGCATGGCTTGAGAATTTTAGAAGGCTTACTATTGACTACGAGTACTATGCGGAAACAGCTGTGGTGATGGTGCAGTTAGCTTTCTGTAAAATCATGCTTAATAAATATTACGAATAA